The genomic region AAATTTCACTTGGCCTTACTCTAGCTCAATTTCCTGAAGCTTTGCAACAGGTCGCCGAAGAGTTGCTTCCTAACCGTCTAACAGATTATCTCTACGAGCTCGCTGAAAAGTTTAATGCTTTTTTCAGGGATTGCAGAGTGGAAGGCGCTTCAGAACAAAATTCCCGACTGCTCCTCTGTGACCTAGTAGCTAAAATTTTAAAGCAGGGGCTAGAAATTCTAGGCATTCACCCGGTTGAAAAAATGTAGTTAAGCTAGATTAGCTAAAAAGATTCGTTTTGCTTGCCTGATGAGGAATTTCTCGTACATATTTCGGAATAGCATAGCCGGAGAGTTTTTTGGTCAGCTCCATGATCAATTCTCGCCCTTTATCCTCTGAAACCTCAAAATGGCTTGTCCCCTGCACTTGATCTAATTGATGGAGGTAGTAGGGTAAAATGCCGTGGTCAACGAGCTTTTCCGAAAGTTGATACAAATCTTCTAAGGTGTCGTTCACACCTTGCAATAAAACAGCCTGATTCAAGAGTACAGCTCCTGCTTTTTGCAACCGCTTCATGCGTTCCAAAATATCCTCATCCAGCTCTTTTGCATGGTTGCAATGCAAGACAAAGTAAATTTGGCAAGAGGATCTCTCAATAAGAGAGACAAAGCTCTCGTCAATTCTTTCAGGGATTCCAATGGGAAATCGAGTATGAAAACGAATGCGTTTAACGTGATCAAACGACTCTAATTGACTGAATAGACCTTTTAAAACCTCATTTGAAAGGGAAAGAGGATCCCCACCGCTTAAGATCACTTCTTTAATTGTTTTGTCG from Chlamydiales bacterium STE3 harbors:
- a CDS encoding L-lysine 2,3-aminomutase (Product derived from UniProtKB/Swiss-Prot:Q8ZKB8;Gene name derived from UniProtKB/Swiss-Prot:Q8ZKB8;EC number derived from UniProtKB/Swiss-Prot:Q8ZKB8), coding for MFMQLDWRSHLKNNFTNWEKLADFLQLEETERNFILKKPRFVLNLPLRLAQKIQKKTLNDPILKQFLPVEAENLETVGFKLDPTGDTEFRKSPKLLHKYAGRALIVTTSACAMHCRFCFRQNFPYETERKAYDEELLAIQSDKTIKEVILSGGDPLSLSNEVLKGLFSQLESFDHVKRIRFHTRFPIGIPERIDESFVSLIERSSCQIYFVLHCNHAKELDEDILERMKRLQKAGAVLLNQAVLLQGVNDTLEDLYQLSEKLVDHGILPYYLHQLDQVQGTSHFEVSEDKGRELIMELTKKLSGYAIPKYVREIPHQASKTNLFS